One part of the Anaerolineae bacterium genome encodes these proteins:
- a CDS encoding 6-pyruvoyl-tetrahydropterin synthase-related protein — protein MVRERGFWLMLMGLVIVGELLTRPGLSLTKDGVVHTLRILEMHRLWEAGVFYPRWAPDLVFGLGYPLFHFNAPLFPWSGALAMELGFNPEASVKLLLALLIAFGSAGVYRLARRWGIGETGAMVAGLAYAYTPFRVRELYWLGDFPQYMGLSLLPWVLEAFHAYLREGGWPRYWFAGAMYSLLQLSHSITAMLGTIVLAGYVVLVWVAENLPLRRITRALKAFVLGIGLAAFFIFPALHDRPL, from the coding sequence ATGGTCCGCGAGCGCGGTTTCTGGCTGATGTTAATGGGGCTGGTGATAGTAGGAGAGCTTTTGACCCGTCCTGGTCTCTCGCTCACGAAGGATGGAGTTGTCCACACCCTCAGGATACTGGAGATGCATCGTCTCTGGGAGGCTGGGGTTTTCTACCCCCGCTGGGCCCCCGATCTTGTCTTCGGGTTGGGCTATCCCCTCTTTCACTTTAACGCTCCGCTGTTTCCCTGGTCGGGCGCGCTGGCAATGGAGCTCGGGTTCAATCCAGAAGCCAGCGTGAAACTCCTTCTGGCTCTATTGATAGCCTTCGGGAGCGCTGGGGTTTACCGTTTAGCTCGCCGGTGGGGGATTGGCGAGACGGGAGCGATGGTGGCGGGGCTGGCTTATGCTTATACTCCTTTCCGGGTTCGTGAACTTTACTGGCTGGGGGATTTCCCTCAATATATGGGTCTTAGCCTGCTGCCCTGGGTGCTGGAGGCCTTCCATGCTTACCTGCGAGAAGGAGGATGGCCTCGGTACTGGTTCGCCGGGGCGATGTACAGCCTCCTTCAGTTGAGCCACAGCATCACTGCGATGCTGGGCACCATTGTGCTGGCAGGATACGTTGTTCTGGTTTGGGTAGCTGAAAATCTCCCACTTCGCCGGATAACAAGGGCTCTAAAGGCTTTCGTATTGGGGATAGGGTTGGCGGCATTTTTCATCTTCCCTGCCCTTCACGACCGTCCTCT